In Zingiber officinale cultivar Zhangliang chromosome 1A, Zo_v1.1, whole genome shotgun sequence, a genomic segment contains:
- the LOC122029984 gene encoding E3 ubiquitin-protein ligase RING1-like codes for MSSAGSHGGGAAADSEYQNYYCHRCQRTVALPTAAFEIVCPVCHDGFLEEVESPNPSPSPNTFSYDSSGNPVLLQPFGPSFFFSSSSSSPAPASLDLRNPADLADLLGPDLFVSRSGPGGPTSATSAVPFNPMIFLQDYLQQLMSGGANIQVVVEGGPGGGIGNLGDYFIGPGLEQLIQQLTENDPNRYGTPPAAKSVVANLPDIKISLELLASDEAQCSVCMDTFEMGNEAKQMPCKHIFHKNCILPWLELHNSCPVCRYELPTDDLDYEQRRGTPAVPSPRTTAGTRDSSGVGAAAGAFTEGDSGSPRMIERRFRISLPWPFRMFEAQAEGSNAGSGGNDGNNSTNPHPDRQEDGR; via the coding sequence ATGTCTTCCGCCGGTAGCCATGGAGGTGGTGCCGCCGCCGACTCTGAGTACCAGAACTACTACTGCCACCGGTGCCAGCGTACTGTCGCCCTTCCCACTGCTGCCTTCGAGATCGTCTGCCCCGTCTGCCACGATGGCTTCCTCGAAGAGGTAGAATCCCCTAACCCTAGTCCCAGCCCAAATACCTTCTCTTACGACTCCTCTGGAAATCCTGTTCTCCTCCAGCCCTTTGGCCCCtcgttcttcttctcctcctcttcctcttcccccGCCCCCGCTAGCTTAGACCTCAGGAACCCTGCTGACCTTGCAGATCTCCTCGGCCCTGACCTTTTTGTCTCCCGCTCTGGACCTGGCGGCCCCACTAGTGCTACTAGCGCGGTTCCCTTCAATCCGATGATCTTCCTTCAGGATTACCTCCAGCAATTAATGTCCGGAGGTGCCAATATCCAAGTCGTAGTTGAGGGCGGACCTGGCGGCGGTATTGGGAACCTAGGGGATTACTTTATTGGCCCTGGCCTTGAGCAGCTTATACAACAGCTCACTGAGAATGATCCCAATCGTTATGGCACCCCACCTGCTGCCAAGTCTGTTGTTGCAAACCTTCCAGACATCAAAATTAGCCTAGAATTGCTTGCCTCTGATGAAGCTCAGTGCTCTGTCTGTATGGATACTTTCGAAATGGGAAACGAGGCCAAGCAGATGCCATGCAAGCATATCTTTCACAAAAACTGCATCTTGCCATGGCTAGAGTTGCATAATTCATGCCCAGTCTGTCGCTATGAGCTTCCCACTGATGATCTTGACTATGAGCAACGCAGGGGGACACCAGCAGTCCCTTCACCACGGACAACTGCTGGAACAAGGGATTCTAGTGGTGTTGGGGCAGCAGCTGGAGCCTTCACTGAAGGGGATTCTGGTAGCCCTAGAATGATTGAGAGAAGGTTTAGGATTTCACTACCATGGCCATTTAGAATGTTCGAGGCGCAAGCAGAAGGTAGCAATGCTGGTAGTGGAGGAAATGACGGGAACAACAGCACCAATCCACATCCTGATCGGCAAGAAGATGGACGCTAA